Below is a window of Mangifera indica cultivar Alphonso unplaced genomic scaffold, CATAS_Mindica_2.1 Un_0009, whole genome shotgun sequence DNA.
ATTTAAACTCACAAATGTGATATGCCTTAGCAActctccaaaataatctttctatatgcttggtttTTTTGAACTAcgtatgcatgttaccttttatGTGATAGTTACAAAAACCATGGAGGGCATGAGCCATTACATTTGCCACCAATGCAATGACTGAATGATGTCAATTAGAAATAATGGCCAAGTTTAGGATGTTGCCAATACACATACGTAAGTAACTTAATAACAACATCCACATCTAATTCCCTTTTTGTCCCCAATACCGAAGGTTAGTGGatagattttattattgttgtctTTTGCAATAGTAATGAAAAGAGTCCTAAGGTACTTCTCATTTAAATGTGAAGCGTTAATGCAAATTATTGGGTGATAAAACTACTGGATCCCTTTATCGAACAACCCAATTGCATGATAAAAAACTTGAACTTATTTTCCACATCAGTATCATTATGTGTTATAGTTTTTGGGTCCTTTAGCTTTAGATTGTGATAATACTTAGATAAGAGCATAAAAAACTCTTCAAGAAATCCTTGTAATGCATTTATTACAAATATCTTCACATGTCATGCTTGTGAGTATGAAATGTCAATCTTGTACCAATCTGCCATGTcagaaataattttcttcatcaataaatttgattaactaGAAACATTTATTTAAGGATGGTCCCTAATGACCTAACACCAATCTGTCTATGATGTAGCAATACTTGATCACGTAGGCAAGTGTGGGTGTCATCTATACTTCGTAACACCCAGTAATCTTAATCCTTCTCCCTTCTAGCAAGGTTTTTGCCATTGGTATTGTTCATGTACACAATGAACCTCATACTATGTCCTATCAAATTAACTGATTTTCCATTAAATACTAGTCTTTAAGGCATATCATTGAAATTATTCTTTTGACTCTGCCTTCAAATTATAAAAGCCCATTACTTTTAGATTGTTGTCTCTTTGTGTTTTCCAATTACTAATAGTCGTGTTTTCAACATTTATGGCAGGCTCAAGAACCCACTGAAACAAATTAGGATGATTAGGAATGTGACATCCATAGTAGGCTTAGGAACCCATTGAAATGAATTAGGATGATTAGGAATGTGACTTGTATATGCTCTAATATATGGAGCCATGTCATGTCGTGCTACACTCGGCCTCGTCATTACAAGTATTGGTTTGACTTTTATCAACTTCTTGGTTTGGTACATCATACATGTCATCACCATCATCAAACCTTGCAAATCCTTAACCAcattgtcatcatcatcaccatgatTCACACCATTCTTCTAGAAACTTTATGGTTGTGCCCAGTCATATGTTAGATAATCGTCCTTTTCTTCCTCATAGACATCTTCATCTTATTGGTTGTCCCTTTCTCGTATACTTCTTGCTACCATCATCACATACTCAAGATCATTATTGTCTTCAATCTCATATAGCCTTCCACCTACTAACACATCACCAGGGATAAATATATGGACATTTGATTGATTTCTATTAATTATGAGATGATaacatattttgttataaatctTTCAAAATTAACACTTATATTAATACAGATCGGTCTTTCATCCTAACGTATCTCATTGCATTGTCATCACTTGTAATCTATTAACCTTCAAAACGAATCTTAAATGTGACTTTTTCcatgttttgtttaaactaaACCGACAACGTAAGCAAATAAACTTGGATAACTAATTGGGAATTTACGAGTCTAGAAGAACAGGTTAGCGAGATTGCCTAGGCCTAAGCTATATATCTTATGTGTAGACGACATTGTCGAATCGCCTACCTGTTCTTTAGCTAGTATTTTGTAGATTTTTACCAGATCTGCTACTAAACTCATTccatataatcaaattttatcttCTCAGTTTAACTATCAATACTCTAACTATTGtaactaaaaaataacaacattgtacaataaattaaaatttcctaTTAATCACCTACTTTGTCTTGTATGCATTCTTTggttttcaattattaaacaaaaaaaatacataacatAAGGGATATGGATGCACCACTAACTTGGATTAGGATGAGTTCTCTACAagatctttgaaaaaaaaaaaaattgttttttagcACTCAAAGGCCGACTCTTCGTTGTGTTTATAAAGTTGAAGGCAATGGTATTTTAAGTATTATGCTAACTTTGTGGTATAAATGTTTAGTGTCTAAAAATTGTTGTAAATTGCTTAAGCAGGAGAAAATTATGGCAAAATTTCAATACCCCTTTATTACGTTGGAATGCATTTTTTAGATTATGAGCTTATAaactttacttttatatattaatataatattgtacAATTGGCATTTTAACacttactcatataataatatattatcattgatactcgaaattgatattaattataagtacacataacattactcataatAAAACTCACTTAAAATATACACATAATCAGCTAAATGCCCATTTctcacccaaactttgatgaaatgataaattgtcatactttaagtttgaaaagtttatttctcACTCATTCATCTAAGTTacacattaattttaatagctgaaagatatttttgtcactttatatgaaaattaagtATCAACTTGTAAATGTTGGATATGTGGgttcacttttttttatttttctcatttaaataactgaaaatataaacaaacctgaaaattcaaatataaacaaaCTCAAAGAAAATTAACAGTTTAAGAAAAACATTATTACTGAACATTAGAGCAGACATCGCTTCTAGATAACTTAAGGATGAGAAAAGAGTTCACAAATTCCAAGAATAAATACGAATTCTTCAAAAAGTTGCTCTCTCTTTCTTCACTCCACTTTGTCTTTCTCAGGTTTTTTTCTCACTTTCTAGTACAAAAGCCTTTGCCTCCACTTTCGAACGTTTCTAAAGGAATAAGTTGAAAATAAAGCACTAAATTCACTAGAAATACCTCATGATGCCTCATTCTCATATTTTGCTCTATCTCCCAAGTAGCTTCCTCAACATTATAGTTTCTACAAAATACCTTAATCAAAGGAATGTGTTGGTTCTTGAGTTGTTTGATCATATTATCCAGAATCTAAAACAGTCTCTCCTTATaactcaaaactaaataaatctaaatttataaattaaacaaaatagcAAATTTCTAATTCATGCCAAAAACGATATAAACCAAGGACCCAATTGTAATAGCTCCAATCCAACACAAATCAAACCACAAtaagagttaaagaaaaaagaatcaaatcaTATACCTTTACTTCCCTATACATACAACAAGATATAAAGAGCGTGACTTTCCTCATTTCATTAAGCTTGTTGTATTCTGATATAATATATTCGACTTTGCTTTCTTGCACATTATATGTTGTCTTCCAACCATTTCTTCGAGGGACATGGCTTATGATTTTACCTTCAAGGAAGAACTTAGCGGACCCCTCCTTTccaacttttatttttctcatttttccattttccttttcaacttccatatttctaatttttctcATTCTGCTATTTTCGGTCAAATCACATTTGAGATGGTGCAGTTTGGTCAAAATCTTACATCTTAGTGCGGTTTCAGTCAAATCACATAACTTTAGCGAAATTGCACCAAACTCACGGTCTTCCATCTCGTTAGTCAACTCTAGTGTCGTCTCTACCATCTCACATTACTGACCTCTTCTATTTTTTATGGCGTACACAACAATGTTGCTCACCACTGCTACTCACTTCTACCTCATCACCAACAACCATCATCATCAACCCCTCCAAAATATTCGCCCAGGACCTTGGAGCTTCCTGTTTGTGTGCCCATTGGGTTTAATTGTATTGATTATACGAGATTTATATTGATTTGGGTCGCATAGTTGGTTAATTGAAACCTACAAAGCCATTTCCAGATTTGATTTTGATCTCGTTATAACCATTACATGGACATGGTCGCTGTTGCAATTGGTAgaaaatacttttcaaaatgGAAAATTGTTGATcgtaggaaatagtcatttggcccacACGGTCTTTTGACGCATGAACAAAATTGTTATGTTACACATTTGTCCGAAATGATAATCTAGAAGACAAGGATATGAGAGCCAAATCACAACTGAACGAAAAAAGCTAACCTCCTAAAGTTGGATTCCGCTCCCAAATTACaggattgattgattgataCCAACCCTTTGAATGAACACATTTTAATGAGTGTAAGTGCATAGTATTATCACACTGACaatcttttttcattttcttcatttgaaattgcataatatactttttaatttcattcaaaaaatattaaaaataactctTTAATTGTTCAGAAAacctttaaaatatcaattacctTATTtgcaaaaggccaaaggacttactcCCATCCAAAATATCTTGAtttctcaaatatttatccttaattatgaaaatatcaaacacctacctatgaagggttaagtttgttagtttcaaggattaagtttattagttttaaaggtaaaatcattatttcatctataatattaaaaataaattaaaatttaatttttttccctccCCTAAACCCCAAAAACTAAAAGGTTTCTCctatgtcaagttttaaaaaatgatattccCCTTCTAGGGTGAAAATTTCAATCTCTTATGGCAGAGATTGAAAACGAAACTCTAAGAgggaaatttcattttttttgaaacttaacctaaagaaaaaacgtttagtttttaaggtttataggagagaaagagattaaattttaaagggttaaatTTCTATAAACTTTAACCACCTATAAGTGgatatttatgattttcaaagttaaaaggtgaaaatttagaaaaacaaaacactttgggtgggaataagtcctttggcctttgcaaaattataaaattgagatGCTCTTAACACTTTATAAGTACAAATAAGTACAAAGAagtgaattgaataataaaacatttcacAGAAATGGGGCAATTCATGTGAATGAGCCATGTTTGTGTTGTGTTTTTTGGGAAAAAACACTCCACTTAAACATGATCCAAATAAGAATCGCGTCAAAAACATGTAACccaaagataatttattttgtgaagGGTTAACACAatacaaccttttttttttttgggtcaaccGTTAGCTATTTTGTTATAGGTATATGGATGAAAGGATTGAATCCTTATCCATAAATATGAGCAATATGGGAGGTTAAGCAGCACAAGAGACCTAAGCCCAAAGCTAATGGGTCTCTCAAGATCTCCAttgatattgaaatattatcaaagaagatttaaattcatactCATTTATACATAGATCTCTCTTCTGCCACTTAAACCACCCCTTGGGAGCCACTCATATAAAACTTTACAGTCAAAAAATGATCaaatgtagaaaaataataCTATGCATACCGACtatagatacataaatatataaacttatatatcattacgtaattaaatattattttatctatagtTCAAAGTCATTCAATTatgtaatgacacatataagtttGTGCCTATTTGTGTGTTTATTGAATGTAAAAATACTATTGTTGCAGCTACAAAAGATGATTTAAATTGTACTCATACCCGCCCGTTCAAGCTTATCTGAAGACGAAGAAAAATCAACTAAGACATGTCATTGGTCAAGACTAGGATCCATTTGAAACTTCACTTTTACCCGAATGGACAAACAAGAAAGATTAGTCAAATATTACCCTTCACTCAAGTTTACTCTCATGTGTAGAAATTCTGGTCCCAAGCATGTGGACATTGTGTAATGGTTAAGCCATTCCTTTGTCAAATATAATCACCTCCCCAAAGTCTAATGAAGAGAATTTCACCAGCCACTGATAAAAAcattatatattaaacaatactataatacatgttttaagtacacaaataaatacacacttatgtatatcatcatgtgattaaatgttattttattattaattcaagatcgctcaatcatatgatgatgtacatcaaatatatatttatatatgtcttCAAAGTgagtacatatatttttattattatatattaatatatgttaaaataaaagtGCGCATTTTAAAAGAGAggaaaattttgagtaaaatgACCAAAGGCATGGACCAAAGAACAAGAAGCCAGTCGTTGCAATTTGTCTAGATGAAAAACTTTTGATGGAGACAGGTGAAGAAAATTGGACCCAGCACTCGTCCTCCCGTCCAGGACGGCAATGACTTTTGAGTTCCAACAAACAAAGTCTCTGGACAAAATGGCATAGCTAGACTAAACTTCACTTTCTCATGAAAATGTTGCCCTCTTATACACATTTGTCAATCACAACATTACTCTTACTACTCCTCCCTTCATTCACTTCTCTAAATTTAGCCTGATCGCTGCACTGGCTTTGAGGATTTGTCACTGTGAAACAAGTTTTTTCTTTGAATCTCAACCAGGAAGATGCATAGCAAGCGTCAAAGTAAAGGAAGTACTGATTTTGACTTCTGGGGTGCAGATAAAAGTTCATGTGTTGAGCATAGTAGAGATGAGTTTCGTTTTGAAGAACAGGTTGGAGACGGATATGGTGATTTCTCCCCTCCTTTGTGGAAGGGAAATGATTTGAGAATTAGTGCATATGAATCTTCTCCTTTGCTTCCCTACAACCATCGATACAGTAACCTGTCACCACGGACACGGTCACAGGCAATTGCAGAAGGCAGGAAGGAACTCATGGACATGATTCATAACATGCCAGAGTGGAGTTATGAACTCTCATTGAAAGATATCGTTGATGAGCAACAAACACAGCAAGAGGTCAGGCGTGAGACTCTGACTGATGCGGGAAGTTGCTGTTTCAAGAATGAAGGTGAAACCAAGAAGCTgcagaagaagaacaagaagagaaGCACAAAGTCAGGTGAGATTTTGAGGAGTGAAAGTATGGAGAAGGAAACTTTCTTGATCAAGATGTTCTTTCCAATATCTTTTGgttcaaaaaagaaaacaaacgtcagAAATCGGTCTAAGGTTTCTCCCAGATCATCATTTGACATATCTGAAAATCAACCTGATAAAGAACAGTGGATCAGGAGAAGCTCTGTGGCAGGAGAGAATAAACTGAATATTGCCAGGCATTTCAGCAGCAGCAACAGTAGCACAAGCAGTAAACACAGCATCTGCAACAGTAGCACAAACAGGTATTTGTTACATTATCAgaaggaaaattttcatttatcaaagCCGTGATTTGACTAAAACTCAACTCTATTGGTTAGAATAGTCACCTGAAATCTCCCTCTCTGCTGAAGTTCTATGAAATGTACAAGTTttcaactattaattcattttgTGCATCTTCTAATTTATACAGGCAAGCTGAGAGCAATTTTTCATCGGGTTGCTGGCCCATTTTTCATACCAAGAGGAACAAAAACCAGAGACTGAGAGGATGCATCTTCTGAATTATGCATCATTCAACTAGAAATGATGGCCAAAGTGTCTTTATTCCTTGCATTCTCCTTCAACAGTTCTCTCCAAGAATCAACAGTACGTCTACAAGCCAAATGATACCtgttttcaacattttaaaGGACCTAAAACCGCTGTGTATAACATGCAAATAGATGTTGTATTCGCTAGTCAGTGGAATTTCAGTGTAAAACCTATTGCAGCAGCCACTTCCAGTAACATTTTTGAAGATGGCAGATCATTAATTTTGACTAATGCACATGATATTACGCTCCATCATCATGCCAGTTTCAGTTATTCTGGAGCAACCTATGAAATAGATTCAGACAATCTCCAGCTCAATCTCCAGGCCTTCTATGGCTTTAACCCtcaattctttattttaatatctaaaataaatgtAAGCGCTTACATGACACAGTATGAACCTAAGATATGACTAGGGAGACCTCCCAATTAACAAGAATCAGCTAATCCACTAAAACAGAAGCCGTGGTTGTTCACTGGCATGGATTTTCTATCTGCAGCCAAAGAGCGTCATAAATTTAGTAAAACTATTTCCACACTAATTAAGTTTACAAGCAAGAAGTATGTTCAAGAAGAATAGTCAAATCCATAATGATAAACACAGTCAACTATTGTGGATCATACCAGATGCATATCAAAATAATTCCAGCCTGGTACAATGGCTGTAGCAATCTATATGATCCAATGCCTGATAATAACATCAATGAGCCTCATTGCCTTTACAAATAGCTGTATTATATACTTTAATATGCATCATATCATCTTTGATGACCAAGAAAATACACcataaaaaatttccaaatcatccaaaaattaaaaaactacacTCAATAACCATTTCCAGCATCTATAACAAAAAATAGAGCTGATAATTAACTGGCAGTATTTGCGAGATTGTTAAAAGCACAACAATAAGTCTCCCTTATCAAGAAATCAAAACTATCTATGTGAAAATACCTAATACATCTTTGTAAACAGAATATGAGAAATTGGAAGATAACCAGCATTTACATGAACTCTCCTTCTAGTGTGTTAGTGTGATGCTCTAATATGACCAAATTCTTTAGTGTTGCTTTGATTACTCATTCGCATGGTCATAAATGGAGGCTTTGATTCAGCTAATACTCAAAGTGATAAAACTGTCATTTCTCTTACTCTAGTTATCTTTGTCATCTTCAGTTTCTTGTAGTAAAGCACCCCTTACCTTTGCCCTGCCCAGACAATATGGCTGTTAGCtgatacaaattaaattacagAATTAGGTGATATCCTGTGTAAATGCTCAAGTACCTGCGGTATGCTGGAATGACACGATTAGCAACTTTGGCTGAGATCGAACTTTGTGATGGTTGTTTATCTGCAGTTCAGTGAATAGAAAACAAAAGAGCTGATTGCTAAGgatatgattattaaaaaaataaaaaataaaaagtaaaaataaaactcGCTACTACCTAATGGCtcaaggttaaaaaaatatacaaaaatatccGGCATTATACAGAGATAGGATAATATAAAGAGATTACATACATCAGTTAATATGTAATGGTTTaatgaaagcaagaaaattatgaaacatAAAATAGATGACTACAGATATAAGTCAAATTGATCCACAAAGTCCAATTTTGAATCTGCAgtcttttctatttttctaactttttaGAAGGCTAAACAACTTGACTTTAGGATTTAGCCTGCTCACTGATGCCAAAGCCTATAATGTTTCCTAAACTAATCCATGAAAAGGGCTCTAGACCTAGCTCCTTAGCCTCTCCTATAACCTATAAAAAAACATCATGATGACTCCCATAATGATATTAGGAGCAAGACattcccatttttttttttcatttaataggaaattttatatcaatccaTGGACAAAAACAGCTTACTTCTAATCTGGATATTCTAACGCAAATACTATTGAACTGAATTTGGATGCACTTCAAGCTGAAATAATACATGCCTGGAGAATCTTGCAAACCATTACTCATTAAAGGAGCTAAAAGTTCACCTTTTTCAGAGGATTCCATCTTTTGCAATTTCTGTCTTTCTAGATTCAACAGTTGGTTCTGAATACTTTCATTCCTTTCCTGACAATAAGAACATATTTAACTCAATAAATGAAATGATGATCcctgaaaaagagaaaagctACTAATACAGCAGTTGAAAAAACTGCAGAAACTAAGATTGCAAAGATCTTTTCGTTTTGTTGGGTTCAACTGCAGCATTAATGGACAGGAACTATAAGGTAGATCGAGTTTATCTTGAAGCCAAAATTTGATAACCAACAAAGTTATCTGGGTCGTCTTTGAGCTGTGAACATTTGGATTGTGAAATGCAGGACAAGTAAAGAGAAATGGAGTCTTGAGTGAAGGATGATGTCAGCATAAACGGAGGAAATGGGTCTTCTTGGtacatgattttataaataaaagtcaaaatttgttgtgtttatttATGGGAGCTCAaggcagatttttttttttttcaa
It encodes the following:
- the LOC123205590 gene encoding uncharacterized protein LOC123205590, with amino-acid sequence MHSKRQSKGSTDFDFWGADKSSCVEHSRDEFRFEEQVGDGYGDFSPPLWKGNDLRISAYESSPLLPYNHRYSNLSPRTRSQAIAEGRKELMDMIHNMPEWSYELSLKDIVDEQQTQQEVRRETLTDAGSCCFKNEGETKKLQKKNKKRSTKSGEILRSESMEKETFLIKMFFPISFGSKKKTNVRNRSKVSPRSSFDISENQPDKEQWIRRSSVAGENKLNIARHFSSSNSSTSSKHSICNSSTNRQAESNFSSGCWPIFHTKRNKNQRLRGCIF